The following are encoded in a window of Paenibacillus polymyxa genomic DNA:
- the celB gene encoding PTS cellobiose transporter subunit IIC yields the protein MFEKLSRILIPIAGKLNNNRYLTVLRDAFMLSFPLTVFGSIIVVIINLPFLKDWMGDGNYATFNSLLNIAPSATLNIMTLFVVVGIGYYLSRSYKVEPIFGGMIALVSFLMLTPFVLTQESGATIAGVIPLDRIGAKGMFLGMIVAFIAAEIYRRVTQRNIVIKMPPGVPPAVAKSFAALLPACITLGIFLIINVVVTLTLHNNLHDLIYHAVQAPLVHLGSGIIPTLIAIFFVQLLWFFGLHGQIIINSVMEPIWNTLALENYEAYSKGAELPHIITKQFVDIYTVGIGGTGMTLAVVLTILIFLKSKQLKQVSKLALGPGLFNVNEPVIFGLPVVMNPLIFVPWVIAPMIVTLITYFAMSTGIVPPPNGIQVPWTMPLFFSGMMATGSLMGGVLQLFNMAVVFVIWFPFLKIIDRMNVRKEQEEELNQTAIAGKDQTVGM from the coding sequence TTGTTTGAGAAATTAAGCCGGATACTGATACCTATTGCCGGTAAACTGAACAACAACCGCTATCTTACTGTACTGCGTGATGCATTTATGTTGTCATTTCCATTAACAGTTTTTGGCTCCATCATTGTCGTTATTATCAATCTGCCGTTTCTAAAAGATTGGATGGGCGACGGTAATTATGCGACTTTTAACAGTCTGCTGAACATTGCGCCGAGTGCCACCCTGAACATCATGACCTTATTCGTGGTTGTCGGGATCGGCTATTATTTATCCCGAAGTTATAAGGTCGAGCCCATATTCGGTGGCATGATCGCGTTGGTCAGCTTCTTGATGCTCACCCCGTTTGTGCTGACACAAGAAAGCGGTGCCACGATTGCTGGTGTCATTCCGTTGGATCGGATTGGGGCCAAAGGCATGTTCCTTGGCATGATCGTTGCTTTTATAGCTGCTGAAATTTACCGAAGAGTGACACAGCGGAACATTGTTATCAAAATGCCTCCAGGCGTTCCGCCAGCCGTTGCCAAATCGTTTGCCGCTTTGCTTCCGGCGTGTATTACATTGGGCATATTTTTGATCATTAATGTTGTAGTTACACTGACTCTTCATAATAACCTGCATGATCTGATTTATCATGCTGTACAGGCACCTCTGGTGCACTTGGGCAGTGGTATTATACCTACATTAATTGCTATTTTCTTTGTTCAGCTTTTATGGTTCTTTGGGCTTCATGGTCAGATTATTATCAACTCAGTCATGGAACCGATCTGGAATACGCTGGCACTTGAAAACTACGAAGCGTACTCCAAAGGAGCGGAACTGCCGCATATTATCACCAAGCAGTTTGTGGATATTTATACCGTAGGTATCGGTGGTACAGGTATGACACTGGCCGTAGTGCTCACGATTCTGATCTTCCTGAAGAGTAAGCAATTGAAGCAGGTCAGTAAGCTGGCCCTTGGACCGGGTCTGTTTAATGTCAACGAGCCCGTCATATTCGGTTTGCCGGTTGTGATGAATCCGCTTATTTTTGTCCCATGGGTCATTGCTCCAATGATCGTTACGCTGATTACTTACTTCGCCATGTCTACTGGGATTGTACCGCCGCCAAACGGAATACAGGTTCCTTGGACGATGCCGTTGTTCTTTAGTGGAATGATGGCTACGGGATCTCTGATGGGAGGCGTACTGCAGTTGTTTAATATGGCTGTCGTCTTTGTCATCTGGTTCCCGTTCCTAAAAATTATTGATCGGATGAACGTTCGTAAAGAGCAGGAAGAGGAGCTTAACCAA
- a CDS encoding PTS lactose/cellobiose transporter subunit IIA: MDKVNIAELTEEQISFQLILHSGSARSKVIQALTEYRNENVEGADELLKQAKQDLRAAHDIHFQMVKKEAGGTQTPFSLLLMHAEDHLMSTVTMKDLVLELLELFKSRNL, translated from the coding sequence ATGGATAAAGTCAATATAGCCGAACTGACGGAAGAGCAAATTAGTTTCCAACTTATTCTTCATAGTGGAAGCGCTCGCAGTAAAGTGATTCAGGCGCTGACCGAATATCGAAATGAGAATGTAGAGGGTGCGGACGAACTGCTCAAACAAGCCAAGCAGGATTTACGTGCTGCGCATGATATCCATTTTCAAATGGTTAAGAAGGAAGCGGGAGGTACCCAAACCCCTTTCTCGCTCCTTCTAATGCATGCCGAGGATCATCTGATGTCCACGGTTACCATGAAGGATCTGGTTCTAGAATTGCTGGAGCTGTTCAAATCCAGAAATTTATAA
- a CDS encoding PTS sugar transporter subunit IIB, giving the protein MKKILLACSSGMSTSLLVTKMQDYAKSIGDEAEIWAVGQDQAAEDMAKADAVLIGPQMSFLKGQLEKEAAQYGIYVEVIDMMAYGMVDGKKAYEQAVKLVERKNG; this is encoded by the coding sequence ATGAAGAAAATTTTGCTGGCGTGCAGCTCAGGTATGTCTACAAGTTTGCTGGTTACTAAGATGCAGGATTATGCTAAGTCCATTGGAGACGAGGCTGAAATTTGGGCAGTAGGTCAAGATCAGGCGGCAGAAGACATGGCTAAGGCTGACGCAGTATTGATTGGCCCGCAAATGAGTTTTCTTAAAGGACAGCTGGAAAAGGAAGCAGCCCAATATGGTATTTATGTAGAAGTGATTGACATGATGGCATACGGGATGGTTGACGGTAAGAAAGCCTATGAGCAAGCAGTGAAGCTGGTGGAACGCAAAAATGGATAA